The sequence TCACCACGCGGCCCTTCTCGAGGTGGCGCAGCGCCCGACGCCGGATGTACGGCTCCGCGATCGCCCGCATCTCGATGGCGGAGAGCACCCGGGTGGTGACGCCGGTGCGCTCGAGGACGTCCTGCAGGGCGAGGCTGTTGATGACCGTGGCCAGCATCCCCATGTAGTCCGCGGACGCGCGGTCGATCCCGATGTCCCGGCTGGTGGCGATGCCGCGGAAGATGTTCCCGCCGCCGACCACGAGCGCCACCTGCACGCCGAGCCCCGTGAGCTCCAGGATCTCCTTCGACAGGCCGACCAGGACCCCCTCGTCGATCCCGTACGCCTGCTTCCCCATCAGGGCCTCCCCCGACAGCTTCAGCAGGATCCGGCGGTACGACGGCTTGGCCACGCTACCTCCGCGGGGATGAGAAGACTCACCCCTTCCCGAGCTGCTTGGCGACCTCCGCCGCGAGATCGGCCGAAC is a genomic window of Deltaproteobacteria bacterium containing:
- a CDS encoding UMP kinase — its product is MAKPSYRRILLKLSGEALMGKQAYGIDEGVLVGLSKEILELTGLGVQVALVVGGGNIFRGIATSRDIGIDRASADYMGMLATVINSLALQDVLERTGVTTRVLSAIEMRAIAEPYIRRRALRHLEKGRVVIFAAGTGNPYFTTDTAAALRAMEINADAILKATKVDGVYDRDPMADPKARKFARLTYIDVLRKNLKVMDATAISLCMDNDLPIVVFNLTRKGNILRAVMGEKIGTVVHGGK